The Streptococcus mitis genome has a segment encoding these proteins:
- a CDS encoding metal-sulfur cluster assembly factor has protein sequence MRDDIKINDRALALKDQIIEKLEKVFDTDVELDVYNLGLIYEINLDETGLCKIVMTFTDTACDCAESLPIEIVAGLKQIEGIEDVKVEVTWSPAWKITRISRYGRIALGLPPR, from the coding sequence ATGAGAGACGATATCAAAATCAATGACCGCGCTTTGGCCTTAAAAGACCAAATTATCGAAAAACTAGAGAAGGTTTTTGATACAGATGTGGAATTAGATGTTTACAATCTAGGGTTGATTTATGAAATCAATCTGGACGAAACGGGTCTCTGTAAGATTGTCATGACCTTCACCGATACTGCCTGCGATTGTGCCGAAAGTTTGCCTATTGAAATCGTTGCAGGTCTGAAACAAATCGAGGGTATCGAAGATGTCAAGGTTGAAGTTACATGGTCGCCTGCCTGGAAGATTACACGAATCAGTCGCTACGGTCGTATTGCCCTTGGACTGCCACCTCGTTAA
- a CDS encoding helix-turn-helix domain-containing protein, producing MEKIGKVFRQLRESRNISLRQATGGQFSPSMLSRFETGQSELSVEKFLFALGNISASVEEILFLARGFQYDTDSELRKEIKDVLDPKNIAPLEDLYRKEYQKHAHSQNKQKHILNAILIKSYIKSMDERVELTAEEGRVLHDYLFSTEIWGIYELNLFSISSLFLSVSLFTRYVREMVRKSDFLMEMSGNRNLFHTILLNGFLASIECEEFTNAYYFKRVIEEHFYNENETYFRIVYLWAEGLLDSKQGRVKEGQKKMEDAVRIFEMLGCNKSAEYYRNTTDC from the coding sequence ATGGAGAAGATTGGAAAAGTCTTTAGACAATTACGAGAGTCAAGAAATATCTCGCTGAGACAAGCAACTGGAGGACAATTTTCGCCGTCTATGTTGTCCCGATTTGAAACTGGTCAGAGTGAGCTTTCGGTGGAAAAGTTTCTATTTGCTCTGGGAAATATATCTGCCAGTGTGGAGGAAATCCTCTTTCTTGCGAGAGGTTTTCAGTATGATACAGATTCTGAGTTGAGAAAAGAAATCAAAGATGTCTTGGATCCAAAGAATATAGCTCCGCTTGAGGACTTGTATCGCAAGGAGTATCAAAAGCATGCCCATTCTCAAAACAAACAGAAACATATTCTAAATGCCATTCTTATCAAGTCTTATATAAAGAGCATGGATGAAAGGGTAGAGTTAACGGCAGAGGAAGGGAGAGTTCTTCATGACTACTTGTTTTCTACTGAGATTTGGGGAATCTATGAACTCAATTTATTTTCAATCAGTTCTCTATTTTTATCTGTTTCTCTTTTCACTAGATATGTACGAGAAATGGTACGTAAATCTGATTTTCTAATGGAAATGTCTGGCAATAGAAACCTTTTTCATACTATACTATTGAATGGCTTTTTAGCTAGCATTGAGTGTGAAGAATTTACCAATGCCTATTATTTTAAACGTGTTATAGAAGAGCATTTCTACAATGAAAATGAAACCTATTTTCGAATCGTCTATTTGTGGGCGGAAGGTCTCCTTGATAGCAAGCAAGGTAGAGTCAAGGAAGGCCAGAAAAAGATGGAGGATGCTGTCCGTATTTTTGAGATGCTTGGTTGTAATAAATCTGCTGAATACTATAGAAATACAACCGATTGTTGA
- a CDS encoding transporter: MKLLFRNQAYRLLTLSRFFNAFGASIFNLVFIVYASTLPQASFAVAMANIVMIIPTLFTVFVGIRADYTRAKVKWMVYSGLFQAVLFFLVALVVQQASLFAFSSLCLINVISDVISDFAGGLRMPLIKEKVAEDDLMEAYSFSQFITYISAIGGQAFGVWLLGLSVNNFSLVAGINACFFLVSAVILFLGKSKLSLSISSPDGESLKNEKLSIKDQFLTIYRNLRLVFLKGGQKNFGFMLCAVLLINALGGALGSIYNIFFLSHSLLDFSYTEALFISQVCALLAIIISSLTGNDYFGKQSLPRLMMWVTVGLSLVGLANLFNQVVLGLLFLCSTLYVSGKVQPKISAMLLKNLAPEVLARTSNFLGLLFTLSIPVGTACFSLIAVWNIQLTWMLFVGLSLIAILLTVINLKNDI; this comes from the coding sequence ATGAAACTATTGTTTAGAAATCAAGCTTATCGACTCTTGACTTTGTCACGTTTCTTCAATGCTTTTGGTGCTTCGATTTTCAACCTGGTATTTATCGTCTATGCATCGACTTTGCCACAAGCTTCTTTTGCGGTTGCTATGGCGAATATTGTCATGATTATTCCGACTCTCTTTACAGTTTTTGTAGGGATTCGGGCAGATTACACGAGGGCCAAGGTCAAATGGATGGTCTATAGCGGTTTGTTTCAGGCGGTTTTATTTTTTCTAGTAGCCCTAGTTGTTCAGCAAGCTAGTCTCTTTGCCTTTTCTAGCCTGTGTTTAATCAATGTCATTAGTGATGTCATCAGTGATTTTGCAGGTGGTTTGCGCATGCCTCTCATTAAGGAAAAAGTAGCTGAAGATGATTTGATGGAGGCTTACTCTTTTTCCCAGTTCATTACCTATATTTCAGCTATTGGTGGTCAAGCTTTTGGAGTCTGGCTCTTAGGGCTATCGGTCAACAATTTTTCCCTCGTTGCGGGAATCAATGCCTGTTTCTTCCTAGTATCAGCCGTCATCCTCTTTTTAGGAAAAAGCAAATTGAGCCTGTCAATTTCATCTCCTGATGGTGAATCACTAAAAAATGAGAAGCTTTCTATCAAAGACCAGTTCCTAACGATTTATCGGAATTTACGTCTCGTTTTTCTTAAAGGTGGACAGAAAAACTTTGGTTTTATGCTCTGTGCTGTCTTGCTTATCAATGCCTTGGGTGGCGCTTTAGGAAGCATCTATAACATCTTCTTTTTGAGCCATTCTCTTTTGGACTTTTCTTACACAGAGGCATTATTTATCAGTCAAGTCTGTGCTTTGTTAGCAATCATCATCAGTAGCCTTACGGGCAATGATTATTTTGGGAAGCAGTCCTTGCCTAGATTGATGATGTGGGTGACCGTAGGACTCAGTCTAGTTGGTCTAGCTAATTTATTCAATCAAGTCGTACTTGGTTTACTATTTCTCTGTTCAACTCTGTATGTGTCTGGTAAAGTTCAACCAAAGATTAGTGCCATGCTCCTGAAAAATCTAGCTCCAGAGGTTCTAGCTCGTACCAGTAATTTTTTAGGTTTATTATTTACCTTATCCATACCTGTGGGAACAGCTTGTTTTTCACTTATAGCTGTATGGAATATACAGTTGACTTGGATGCTATTTGTTGGTCTCTCCTTGATAGCTATTCTTTTGACAGTTATTAATCTCAAAAATGATATCTAA
- the hisS gene encoding histidine--tRNA ligase, with the protein MKLQKPKGTQDILPAESAKWQYVEGFAREIFKRYNYAEVRTPIFEHYEVISRSVGDTTDIVTKEMYDFYDKGDRHITLRPEGTAPVVRSYVENKLFAPEVQKPSKFYYMGPMFRYERPQAGRLRQFHQIGVECFGSSNPATDVETIAMAAHFLKEIGIQGVKLHLNTLGNPESRAAYRQALIDYLTPLKETLSKDSQRRLEENPLRVLDSKEKEDKVAVENAPSILDFLDEESQAHFDAVRQMLENLGVDYIIDTNMVRGLDYYNHTIFEFITEIEGNDLTVCAGGRYDGLVSYFGGPETAGFGFGLGVERLLLILEKQGVALPIENALDVYIAVLGEGANVKALELVQALRQQGFKAERDYLNRKLKAQFKSADVFAAKTLITLGESEVESGQVTVKNNQTREEVQVSLETISQNFSEIFEKLGF; encoded by the coding sequence ATGAAATTACAAAAACCAAAAGGAACGCAGGATATTTTACCTGCTGAATCTGCCAAGTGGCAGTATGTTGAGGGCTTTGCCCGTGAGATTTTCAAGCGCTATAACTATGCAGAAGTGCGTACGCCTATTTTTGAGCATTACGAGGTCATCAGTCGCTCTGTCGGAGATACGACCGATATCGTAACCAAGGAAATGTACGACTTCTATGACAAGGGTGACCGCCATATTACCCTCCGCCCAGAAGGAACTGCGCCTGTTGTTCGTTCCTATGTGGAAAATAAACTCTTCGCCCCAGAAGTGCAAAAGCCAAGTAAGTTCTACTACATGGGCCCTATGTTCCGTTATGAGCGTCCACAGGCAGGGCGCTTGCGCCAATTCCACCAGATTGGTGTTGAGTGTTTTGGATCTAGCAATCCAGCTACCGATGTGGAAACAATCGCGATGGCAGCTCATTTCTTGAAAGAAATCGGCATCCAAGGTGTCAAATTGCACCTTAACACTTTGGGGAATCCTGAGAGCCGTGCGGCCTATCGTCAAGCCTTAATTGACTATTTGACACCGCTCAAGGAGACCTTGTCTAAGGATAGCCAACGTCGTTTGGAGGAAAATCCTCTTCGTGTCTTGGACTCTAAAGAAAAAGAAGACAAGGTAGCAGTAGAGAATGCACCTTCTATCTTGGACTTCCTTGATGAAGAAAGTCAAGCTCATTTTGATGCTGTGCGTCAGATGTTGGAAAATCTTGGAGTAGACTATATCATCGATACCAATATGGTGCGTGGTCTGGACTACTACAATCACACTATTTTCGAGTTTATTACTGAGATTGAGGGCAATGACCTGACAGTCTGTGCGGGTGGTCGTTACGATGGTTTGGTTTCTTACTTTGGAGGCCCTGAAACTGCTGGATTTGGTTTTGGACTTGGTGTAGAGCGCCTGCTTCTCATTCTTGAAAAGCAAGGTGTGGCCCTCCCTATCGAAAACGCCCTAGATGTCTATATAGCAGTCTTGGGCGAAGGGGCAAATGTTAAGGCTTTGGAATTGGTACAGGCTCTTCGCCAACAAGGTTTCAAAGCAGAGCGTGATTACCTCAACCGTAAACTCAAAGCTCAGTTCAAGTCAGCCGATGTCTTTGCGGCTAAGACCCTCATCACCCTAGGAGAGAGTGAAGTCGAAAGCGGACAAGTGACGGTCAAGAACAATCAAACCCGAGAAGAAGTGCAAGTGTCGCTTGAGACTATCAGCCAAAACTTCTCAGAAATCTTTGAAAAACTAGGGTTTTAA
- a CDS encoding helix-turn-helix transcriptional regulator, producing the protein MQLKNRLKELRARDGLNQTDLAKLAGVSRQTVSLLERDEYTPSIVIALRISQIFNETVESVFRLEEDE; encoded by the coding sequence ATGCAACTAAAAAACCGTCTAAAAGAGCTTCGGGCTCGCGATGGTCTCAACCAAACCGACCTAGCCAAGCTGGCAGGGGTTTCCAGACAGACCGTTAGCCTACTAGAACGGGACGAATACACCCCGTCCATTGTGATCGCCTTGAGAATATCTCAGATTTTCAATGAAACAGTCGAATCGGTATTTCGCTTAGAGGAGGATGAGTGA
- a CDS encoding DUF3169 family protein — translation MKKKHGLLFLIPFVLGVFLYMFVDMLKAGAEFHGIMLDVKILIPWISAICLLLGFVGIVLTFNFLKKSRKFHSLYQEEMDDDLNETYYVQMYRNIEFGTITSNITSVAILLALVISSSEVIVLDVSRITFSLSFLALVLFLQSQKYLSKTIAIVRQFDLVFFSTPKDILDHFDSYDEGERKANLEQSFRILFQLNNYVLPALYFLIALFSLLTGEIQLLAFLLVGAIHIYINVMQLPMVKRYFK, via the coding sequence ATGAAAAAGAAACATGGCTTGTTATTTTTAATTCCTTTTGTCTTGGGAGTTTTTTTGTACATGTTTGTAGATATGTTGAAGGCTGGTGCCGAATTCCACGGAATTATGTTAGATGTAAAAATCTTGATACCATGGATATCAGCTATTTGTTTACTATTAGGTTTCGTTGGCATTGTTTTGACGTTCAATTTCTTAAAGAAAAGCAGAAAATTTCACTCCTTGTATCAAGAGGAAATGGATGATGATCTGAATGAGACCTATTATGTGCAAATGTATCGGAATATTGAGTTTGGAACCATTACTTCTAATATTACAAGTGTAGCGATTTTATTGGCTCTTGTCATCTCAAGTAGTGAAGTAATTGTACTCGATGTAAGTCGTATAACATTTTCCCTTTCCTTTTTGGCATTAGTGCTGTTCTTGCAGAGTCAAAAATATCTTTCTAAAACAATTGCGATTGTTCGTCAGTTTGATTTAGTATTTTTCTCTACACCAAAGGATATCTTGGACCATTTCGATTCTTATGATGAAGGGGAGCGCAAGGCTAATTTGGAACAGAGTTTTCGGATTTTATTCCAATTAAATAACTATGTCTTGCCAGCTTTGTACTTTCTGATTGCTCTCTTTTCCTTACTGACAGGAGAGATTCAGTTACTAGCCTTCTTGCTTGTAGGAGCAATCCATATTTATATCAATGTGATGCAGTTACCTATGGTAAAACGTTATTTCAAATAA
- a CDS encoding ABC transporter ATP-binding protein, whose protein sequence is MIRVENVSKSFGSKKALNQISFEIKEGEIFGFLGPSGSGKTTMINVLTGQLAADQGKTVLLGKNSQDLTSNDLEQIGIVSDGSGFYEKMSLYKNLLIYAKLYGLKSDRVVQVLQQVGLADAKDIIAEKLSTGMKQRMFLARALLNAPKILFLDEPTSGLDPTTSKMIHTLLQELKQAGTTIFLTTHDMNEATLLCDRLSLLNKGNLIEYGSPQDIIQKYHVDKKVRVVYNDGREQIVPFDELPHLDTTDLMVVHSCEPTLEEIFIRLTGEKLDV, encoded by the coding sequence ATGATTCGTGTTGAAAATGTAAGCAAAAGTTTTGGGAGCAAAAAGGCTCTTAATCAGATTTCTTTTGAGATTAAGGAGGGTGAAATCTTTGGTTTTCTTGGCCCTTCTGGCTCAGGTAAAACAACCATGATTAACGTCTTAACAGGTCAGTTGGCTGCAGATCAAGGTAAAACAGTTTTGTTAGGTAAGAATTCTCAAGATTTAACCTCAAATGATTTGGAACAAATCGGTATTGTTAGTGATGGCAGTGGTTTTTATGAAAAGATGAGTCTTTACAAAAATCTGCTCATTTACGCTAAGTTATATGGTCTCAAGTCAGATAGAGTAGTTCAGGTGCTTCAACAGGTTGGATTGGCAGATGCTAAAGATATTATCGCAGAAAAGTTATCTACAGGAATGAAACAACGAATGTTCTTGGCTCGTGCCCTTCTGAATGCTCCTAAGATTCTCTTTCTAGATGAGCCAACCAGTGGCTTAGACCCTACAACATCTAAGATGATTCATACCCTACTTCAAGAATTAAAGCAGGCGGGGACAACTATCTTTCTGACCACGCATGATATGAATGAAGCAACTCTGCTTTGTGATCGCTTATCTCTTTTGAATAAGGGTAACCTAATAGAGTATGGAAGTCCGCAAGATATCATCCAGAAGTACCATGTGGATAAGAAAGTACGTGTGGTTTATAACGACGGACGAGAACAGATAGTTCCATTTGATGAATTACCACATTTAGACACGACAGATTTGATGGTGGTTCACTCTTGTGAGCCAACTTTAGAAGAAATCTTTATCAGATTGACAGGAGAAAAGTTAGATGTTTAG
- a CDS encoding ABC transporter permease, with product MFRKLNALLWLRLQVLISNSTLLATLLLPFGLAVLYNEFLNKSGELSTYFLSMSLTMVLSMGSGYMVSIMMAEDKEKRNLKSLILSGVTATEYTFSMLVLPILIMLLAMIVLPIYLRVDVSGYLFAYVIYLLLATISIIFLNLLIGAVSDTQSKAQVYSIFPMLIVSFLPIIALQNDTAQKVLDYSFVGPIVNLLNQKGGEISFSNIGMLLAWVLVLGIANLFVLKNSYKAR from the coding sequence ATGTTTAGAAAATTAAATGCCCTACTATGGTTAAGATTACAAGTTCTTATCAGCAATTCAACTTTGTTGGCGACTCTATTGTTGCCTTTTGGACTGGCTGTTCTATATAATGAGTTCTTAAACAAGAGTGGAGAATTGAGTACGTATTTCCTTTCTATGAGTTTGACGATGGTCTTGAGCATGGGAAGTGGTTATATGGTATCGATTATGATGGCAGAAGATAAGGAAAAACGAAATCTTAAATCACTCATCCTAAGTGGTGTGACAGCAACAGAATATACTTTCAGTATGCTTGTTCTCCCTATTCTGATAATGTTACTTGCTATGATTGTACTTCCCATCTATCTTAGAGTAGATGTATCTGGTTATTTATTTGCTTACGTTATCTATTTGCTCCTAGCAACTATTAGTATTATTTTTCTCAACCTTCTAATCGGTGCGGTGTCAGATACTCAATCTAAAGCGCAAGTTTATAGTATCTTCCCTATGTTAATTGTCTCTTTTTTACCTATAATTGCTCTTCAAAATGATACGGCTCAGAAAGTGTTAGATTACTCGTTCGTCGGTCCTATTGTAAATCTTTTAAATCAAAAGGGTGGAGAAATATCCTTTTCTAATATCGGCATGTTACTTGCCTGGGTACTTGTGTTAGGAATAGCGAACCTCTTTGTATTGAAAAATAGCTATAAAGCAAGATAG
- a CDS encoding CPBP family intramembrane glutamic endopeptidase has translation MKLLKNLGWFLLAILSFYFIYGLVQSMALSALGLGASIFGVLPLYVVLSGAYVYGVYRWYQTEKVSIQTTAFNRHIWLPTLVLLVAITAQFFLPEDPSVSQQIVSQLTVEQPAFGFFMVVVFAPLTEELIFRGMLARYLFPKQDNSKQTLIFLLVSSILFALIHFPGDVQQFLVYASLGFSLGLAYISRKGLVYSISLHALNNLVSFLMILML, from the coding sequence ATGAAACTACTTAAAAACCTTGGCTGGTTTCTTCTAGCCATTCTATCCTTTTACTTTATCTATGGTCTGGTTCAGAGCATGGCGCTGTCAGCTCTTGGACTAGGGGCTTCAATCTTTGGAGTCTTACCACTTTATGTCGTCCTGTCAGGGGCCTATGTTTATGGAGTTTACAGATGGTATCAGACAGAAAAGGTTAGCATCCAGACGACTGCTTTTAATCGTCATATCTGGTTGCCTACTCTGGTTTTGCTAGTGGCGATTACAGCCCAGTTCTTTTTACCAGAAGATCCGTCGGTCAGTCAACAAATCGTATCTCAACTGACAGTGGAACAGCCTGCATTTGGTTTCTTTATGGTGGTGGTCTTTGCTCCTTTGACGGAAGAACTTATCTTTAGAGGGATGTTAGCACGCTATCTCTTTCCTAAGCAGGACAATAGTAAACAAACTCTGATTTTTCTTCTGGTATCCAGTATTCTGTTTGCCTTGATTCATTTCCCAGGTGATGTGCAACAGTTTTTAGTTTATGCTAGTCTTGGTTTTAGCTTGGGCTTGGCTTATATTAGCAGAAAAGGTCTGGTCTACAGTATTTCTCTCCACGCTTTGAATAATTTAGTCAGCTTTTTGATGATTCTCATGCTATAA
- the aspS gene encoding aspartate--tRNA ligase produces the protein MKRSMYAGRVREEHIGQEITLKGWVGRRRDLGGLIFIDLRDREGIMQLVINPEKVSAEVMTTAESLRSEFVIEVTGQVAAREQANDKLPTGVVELNVTALTVLNTAKTTPFEIKDGIEANDDTRLRYRYLDLRRPEMLENLKLRAKVTHSIRNYLDELEFIDVETPFLSKSTPEGARDYLVPSRVNKGHFYALPQSPQITKQLLMNAGFDRYYQIVKCFRDEDLRGDRQPEFTQVDLETSFLTEQEIQDITEGLIARVMKETKGIEVTLPFPRMKYDDAIALYGSDKPDTRFDMLLQDLTEVVKGVDFKVFSEAPAVKAIVVKGAADNYSRKDIDKMTEVAKQYGAKGLAWVKVVDGELNGPVAKFLTDIQVDLTTALALEDKDLVLFVADTLEVANATLGALRGRIAKELGLIDGDKFNFLWVVDWPMFEWSEEEGRYMSAHHPFTLPQEETAHELEGDLAKVRAIAYDIVLNGYELGGGSLRINQKDLQERMFKALGFSAEEANDQFGFLLEAMDYGFPPHGGLAIGLDRFAMLLAGEENIREVIAFPKNNKATDPMTQAPSTVALKQLEELSLQVEEDETSKTN, from the coding sequence ATGAAACGTAGTATGTATGCTGGTCGTGTTCGTGAGGAACACATCGGACAAGAAATAACCTTGAAAGGATGGGTTGGCCGTCGTCGTGACCTGGGTGGTTTGATCTTTATCGACCTTCGTGACCGTGAAGGAATCATGCAGTTGGTTATCAACCCTGAAAAAGTCTCTGCAGAGGTCATGACAACAGCTGAAAGCCTTCGTAGCGAATTTGTTATCGAGGTGACTGGACAGGTCGCTGCGCGTGAGCAAGCCAATGATAAGTTGCCAACTGGTGTAGTTGAGTTAAACGTGACAGCTCTGACAGTGCTTAATACAGCTAAGACAACACCATTTGAGATTAAGGATGGCATTGAGGCCAATGACGATACACGTTTGCGATACCGTTACCTTGACCTTCGTCGTCCAGAAATGTTGGAAAATCTTAAACTTCGTGCTAAGGTGACCCACTCTATCCGCAACTACTTGGATGAGTTGGAGTTTATCGACGTGGAGACACCATTCCTTTCTAAGTCAACGCCTGAAGGGGCGCGTGATTATTTGGTGCCGTCTCGTGTTAATAAAGGGCATTTTTACGCTCTTCCTCAAAGTCCACAAATCACGAAACAGCTCTTGATGAATGCTGGTTTTGATCGTTACTACCAAATCGTCAAATGTTTCCGTGATGAGGACTTGCGTGGTGACCGCCAACCTGAGTTCACACAGGTTGACTTGGAAACATCTTTCCTTACTGAGCAAGAAATCCAAGATATCACAGAAGGCTTGATTGCGCGCGTGATGAAAGAGACTAAAGGCATCGAAGTGACGCTTCCATTCCCTCGTATGAAATACGATGATGCTATAGCTCTTTATGGTTCTGATAAACCTGATACGCGTTTTGACATGTTGCTTCAGGATTTGACAGAAGTGGTCAAAGGTGTTGACTTCAAAGTCTTTTCAGAAGCACCTGCTGTAAAAGCAATTGTAGTCAAAGGCGCTGCGGATAACTACTCACGTAAAGACATCGACAAGATGACGGAAGTAGCCAAACAGTACGGTGCCAAAGGTCTTGCTTGGGTCAAGGTAGTTGATGGAGAATTAAACGGACCAGTTGCCAAGTTCTTGACGGACATCCAAGTAGATTTGACAACAGCGCTTGCTCTTGAAGATAAGGACTTGGTTCTCTTTGTGGCGGATACGCTTGAAGTGGCCAATGCAACTCTTGGTGCCCTTCGTGGACGTATTGCCAAAGAGCTTGGCTTGATTGATGGCGATAAATTCAACTTCCTTTGGGTGGTTGACTGGCCAATGTTTGAATGGTCTGAAGAAGAAGGTCGTTACATGAGCGCCCACCATCCGTTTACCCTTCCACAGGAAGAGACTGCTCACGAATTAGAAGGTGATTTGGCTAAAGTTCGTGCCATTGCTTACGATATTGTCTTGAACGGTTATGAGCTTGGTGGTGGTAGCCTTCGTATCAACCAAAAAGACCTTCAAGAACGTATGTTCAAGGCTCTTGGTTTCTCAGCCGAAGAAGCAAATGATCAGTTTGGTTTCCTTCTTGAAGCCATGGACTATGGTTTCCCACCACATGGTGGTTTGGCTATCGGGCTTGACCGTTTTGCCATGTTACTTGCTGGAGAAGAAAATATCCGTGAAGTTATTGCCTTTCCTAAGAACAACAAGGCAACTGACCCAATGACACAAGCTCCTTCAACAGTAGCTCTCAAACAACTAGAGGAACTCAGCTTACAAGTAGAAGAAGATGAAACAAGCAAAACGAATTAA
- a CDS encoding LacI family DNA-binding transcriptional regulator has product MPVTIKDVAKAAGVSPSTVTRVIQNKSTISDETKKRVRKAMKELNYHPNLNARSLVSSYTQVIGLVLPDDSDAFYQNPFFPSVLRGIAQVASENHYAIQIATGKDEKERLKAISQMVYGKRVDGLIFLYAEEEDPLVKLVADEQFPFLILGKSISPFIPLVDNDNVQAGFDATEYFIKKGCKRIAFIGGTKRLFVTQDRLTGYESALKQHQLPIDDNLTYFANEFLEEKGYQFSKLLFQHDPQIDAIITTDSLLAEGVCDYIAKHQLDVPVLSFDSVNPKLNLAAYVDINSLELGRVSLETILQIINDAKSNKQICYRQLIAHKIIEK; this is encoded by the coding sequence ATGCCCGTTACGATTAAAGACGTGGCCAAGGCTGCTGGTGTTTCGCCTTCAACTGTAACCCGTGTTATTCAAAATAAATCAACCATTAGCGACGAAACAAAAAAACGCGTTCGCAAGGCTATGAAGGAGCTCAATTACCACCCCAACCTCAACGCTCGTAGTTTGGTAAGCAGTTATACCCAAGTTATCGGCTTGGTTCTTCCTGACGACTCAGACGCCTTCTATCAAAATCCTTTCTTCCCATCTGTCCTCCGTGGTATCGCCCAAGTCGCTTCTGAAAACCACTATGCTATTCAGATTGCAACAGGTAAAGATGAAAAAGAGCGCCTTAAAGCTATTTCACAGATGGTTTACGGTAAACGTGTGGATGGTTTGATCTTCCTTTATGCCGAAGAGGAAGATCCCTTGGTCAAACTGGTCGCTGATGAGCAGTTCCCCTTCCTTATCCTAGGAAAATCCATTTCACCCTTTATCCCTCTTGTCGATAACGACAATGTCCAAGCTGGTTTTGATGCGACCGAATATTTTATCAAAAAAGGCTGCAAACGAATTGCCTTCATTGGAGGGACTAAGCGACTCTTCGTAACGCAAGACCGTTTAACAGGCTACGAGTCAGCACTCAAACAACACCAACTGCCTATTGATGACAATCTGACCTACTTTGCAAATGAATTTCTAGAGGAAAAAGGGTATCAGTTTAGTAAACTCCTCTTTCAGCATGATCCGCAGATTGATGCTATCATTACAACCGATAGTCTCTTAGCCGAAGGGGTCTGTGACTATATCGCTAAGCACCAACTGGATGTCCCTGTTCTCAGCTTCGACTCAGTCAATCCCAAGCTCAACTTAGCAGCCTATGTTGATATCAATAGCCTAGAACTTGGTCGTGTTTCTCTTGAAACTATTCTCCAGATTATCAACGATGCTAAAAGCAATAAACAAATTTGTTACCGTCAGTTAATCGCCCACAAAATTATCGAAAAATAA
- a CDS encoding DUF1189 domain-containing protein, producing MLPYPFSYFSSIWGFRKPLSKRFGLNWFQLLFTSIFLISLSMVPIAIQNSSQETYPLETFIDNVYEPLTDEVVQNLSEHATIVDGKLTYTGTASQAPSIAIGPSQSKELPKDLQLHFDTKELVISKESKELTRISYRAIETESFKSKDSLTQAISKDWYQQNRVYISLFLVLGASFLFGLNFFIVSLGASLLLYITKKSRLFSFRTFKECYHFILNCLGLPTLITLILGLFGQNMTTLITVQNILFVLYLVTIFYKTHFRDPDYHK from the coding sequence ATGCTTCCATATCCATTTTCATATTTTTCAAGTATCTGGGGATTTCGTAAGCCCCTGTCCAAACGTTTCGGACTCAACTGGTTTCAGCTTCTCTTTACCAGTATCTTCCTTATCAGCTTGTCTATGGTACCCATTGCCATCCAAAACAGCTCACAGGAGACTTATCCGCTAGAAACCTTTATCGATAATGTCTATGAACCATTGACAGATGAGGTTGTTCAGAATCTCTCCGAACATGCTACAATTGTTGATGGCAAATTAACTTATACTGGAACAGCTAGTCAAGCGCCTTCTATTGCGATCGGTCCAAGTCAAAGCAAGGAATTACCTAAGGACTTGCAACTGCATTTCGATACGAAAGAACTGGTCATCAGCAAGGAAAGTAAAGAGCTGACCCGTATCTCTTACCGAGCGATTGAGACTGAGAGTTTCAAAAGTAAAGACAGCTTGACCCAAGCCATTTCTAAAGACTGGTACCAGCAAAATCGTGTCTATATCAGTCTCTTCCTAGTTCTCGGTGCAAGCTTCCTCTTTGGTTTGAATTTCTTTATCGTCTCTCTAGGAGCGAGTCTTCTCCTTTATATCACTAAGAAATCACGCCTCTTTTCATTTAGGACCTTTAAAGAGTGCTACCATTTTATCTTGAACTGTTTAGGATTACCAACTCTGATTACGCTTATTTTGGGATTATTTGGCCAAAATATGACAACCCTGATTACTGTACAAAACATTCTTTTTGTTCTGTATCTGGTCACTATCTTTTATAAAACACATTTCCGTGATCCAGATTACCATAAATAG